Sequence from the Streptomyces sp. NBC_00440 genome:
CCGGGTACTCCAGCGAGATCCCGTTGGCGCCCAGGATCGTCCGCGAGGTGCGGCAGATCTCGATCGCCTCCCGCACGTTGTTGAGCTTTCCGAAGCTGACCTGTTCGGGCCGGAGCTTCCCGGCGTCCATCCGCCGCCCGATGTGGTGCGCGAGCAGGATGCCCTTGTGCAGCTCGACCGCCATGTCGGCCAGCTTGGCCTGGGTCAGCTGGAAGCCGCCGATCGGCCTGCCGAACTGCTCACGTGTCCTGGAGTAGTCGAGCGCGGCCTCGAAACTGGCGCGGGCGGCGCCCATCGCGCCCCAGACGATCCCGTACCGGGCGTGGCTCAGACAGCTCAGCGGGCCCTTGAGCCCGGTGACCCCGGGCAGCACCGCGTCGGCCGGGAGCCGGACCTCGTCGAGGACGAGCTCGCTGGTGACCGAGGCGCGCAGCGACCACTTGTGCTTGATCTCGGGGGCCGAGAACCCGGCGGTGTCCGTGGGGACGACGAATCCGCGCACGCCGTCGTCCGTCTGCGCCCAGACCACGGCGACGCCCGCCACCGAGCCATTGGTGATCCACATCTTGCGGCCGGTCAGCACCCAGTCGGTGCCGCTCCGCTTCGCGTACGTCCGCATTCCGGCCGGGTCCGAGCCGTGGTCGGGCTCGGTGAGGCCGAAGCAGCCGATGACCTCACCGGCCGCCATGCCGGGCAGCCACTGCTGCTTCTGCTCCAGGGAGCCGAAGCGGTGGATCGCGTACATCGCGAGGGATCCCTGTACGGAGACCAGCGAGCGGATACCGGAGTCGGCGGCCTCCAGCTCCAGGCAGGCGAGGCCGTACTGGACGGCGGTGGCGCCCGCGCAGCCGTACCCCTCCAGGGACATGCCCAGCGCGCCGAGAGAGCCCAGTTCGCGGGCCAGCTCACGGACGTCGGGCAGCTCCCCCTTCTCGTACCACTCCGCGATGTGCGGCAGGACCCGGTCGGCGGCCCAGGTGCGGACGGTGCCGCGGATGGCGAGATCCTCGTCGTCGAGCAGGTCGTCCAGGCCGATGGGGTCGGCGGGGTCGAAGGGCGGCAGCGTGGACGGTGCGGACATGAGGGTGCCTCCGGCGGCTCGCGCGGACAACGGATAAAACTAGCAGCGTTAGTTACGGGGTGCCGCTGACGTTACGGCTCAGTGTCCGGCTCGTCCAGACCCGGCCGCATCGGCGGACACCGGGCGCGCCAGGGCGGGGGCGGGCACCCTCGGCAGGGCCTCCCGGGCCCGCCCGTCCGACGGCTGCCCCACGGACGCGCGGCCCCCTTCCGCTTCCGTCTGTTCCGCCCGCGGTCCGCCGGTGCGCTCACGCTCCCCGGGCAGGGCCGCGCACTCCATCACCCGGGGCAGCCGCAGTGCGGCGACCGCGCCGAGCAGCAGCAGTCCGGCGCTGACCAGCAGGGTGACGTGCAGCCCGTGGACGAAGGCGTCACGGGCGGCGCTCCGCAGCGCCCGTCCGGCGGGGCCGCCGAGCCGGGCGGAGACCTGGTACGCCTCCCCCAGCGAGTTGGCGGCCTGGTGGCTCGCCCGCGCCGGAACCCCGGGCACCGAACGGAGCGACGGACCGTAGGCCGCGTTCATGACACTGCCGAGCAGCGCTATGCCCATACCGGCACCCAGCTGGTACGAGGTCTCGCCGATCGCCGCCGCGCCGCCCGCCCG
This genomic interval carries:
- a CDS encoding acyl-CoA dehydrogenase family protein, with the translated sequence MSAPSTLPPFDPADPIGLDDLLDDEDLAIRGTVRTWAADRVLPHIAEWYEKGELPDVRELARELGSLGALGMSLEGYGCAGATAVQYGLACLELEAADSGIRSLVSVQGSLAMYAIHRFGSLEQKQQWLPGMAAGEVIGCFGLTEPDHGSDPAGMRTYAKRSGTDWVLTGRKMWITNGSVAGVAVVWAQTDDGVRGFVVPTDTAGFSAPEIKHKWSLRASVTSELVLDEVRLPADAVLPGVTGLKGPLSCLSHARYGIVWGAMGAARASFEAALDYSRTREQFGRPIGGFQLTQAKLADMAVELHKGILLAHHIGRRMDAGKLRPEQVSFGKLNNVREAIEICRTSRTILGANGISLEYPVMRHATNLESVLTYEGTVEMHQLVLGKALTGLDAFR